The Ovis aries strain OAR_USU_Benz2616 breed Rambouillet chromosome 2, ARS-UI_Ramb_v3.0, whole genome shotgun sequence nucleotide sequence CAGATCTGGCAGTAGTAGCTTGAGGATTCAATTCTACACCGGTGTTTTCTTTGAATGTTATGGAATTCCAGAATTAGAAAGAACCTCAGCATTTTGTCCATCCCCTCACTTCATTTAAACTTGGGAtggcaaatatattttaatatcaggTGCCACTCTGATTGATTGATGATGGATGCCTAGAGTACTGCATTGGGAGGCATTTTGAAGACTCAGACTTACAAGCTCAGAGAAAAGGAGGGTTGTGATCAATTATGTGTGTCTACCATGGGCACCCATGGGAAGATTAAGCACTCATGCCTTCTATTCGCTATCCCCCAACATCACTAACCTGCAAAGCAAGAATTTGTTTCTGACTTTAAAGTTACCCTTGAGAAGAATGATCTACTTCCCTTAAGAATTCCCGTTTTGCACTTCATTAGGAGAAGGTGCTCCTTTGTATAGAACTTAGGGCAATTGAGATACAATTTAAATGTGTTTAATTCTTGGGAGGATGGAGCACTCCTGGATGCCACTTGGTAACAGAGATCTGTTTATTGATTTACAGGCTTGGGTTCCCAGAATTGGTGTCAGGATCTCCAAGTGCGACACTTGATGAGTCAGTCTGATCAGATGTCTATTTTCTTGAAGGGTCTGGGGAGGCTTtagggaaaagaaagtaaaacagatAAGCCTAGTCTATAGGAAAGCCTTAGAAGTTGGAGAGAAAGGGTGATTCTGAAAATAACATGATCAATCCCTCTTAAGACTACCTCCCAATCCAGTTCACAAGACTGTGATTTGTATTCTGTCATCtgaggaagaaataaacacagaataGAGAGACTGAGGTTTCATCGAAtactctgaaaattattttactgGCACACAAGACTTTTGCATCAATCCCTCCCTACCTATATGCAAAATACAAAAAGTAGAGAGGCATTTTCTCTTATTCACTCAGAATGGTTTTGGTAAAACTCCTAAGCAGTGACACTGATAATAACAGAACAATAATAACGAATTTATTGAGAGATTACCATGTGCCAGgttgggcttccccagcggctccgtggtaaagaatctgcctgcaatgcgagagacacagaagacctggatttgatccctgggtcaagaaaatcccctggcggaggaaatggcaactcactccagtattcttgcctggaaaattccatggacagaggagcctggcgggctatggtccatggagtcgcaaacagttggatatgactgaagcaactgagcatgcaagcacatgTACCAAGTTAGGAGCGAAGTGTTTATTGGCATTGTCTGCTTTGATTTTGATAGCAACCTCGTTAAAGATGAAGGCCTATTAAACGAGGTCCAAGGTGGCACAGGTTGTTGAAAATGGCAAGTCTAGATTTGAAAGCTGGACGGTATTCTTTACAGCTTGTGCTCTTACCGCTGCTGTTCTGCTTCTTAGTATTGGAAGCAGGAAAAGGAGTAGTGCCATCCACCTGGTGGGTACCAGTAAATCAGCTCTGACagcggcaggcagattctctgatTTGCAGAGTTTGCCAATTTCTGCAGTGTAAATACTGCCACAGTGGCAGAATGGAGCTACCAGTGTGAACCTACATGGAGTTGGAAGAGAACTCTCTGAGCCAGCACAAGATAGCTCTTGTCAATCACCATATCACAGTGGCTCTACTGACACTTGAGAAGTCCCAGCACATGCAGGGGCACCAACAGAAGTGAAGTTGATAGAGCAGGAAAAGACAATTTCTGCTACTAAGCTGAGAAGAACACAATTTTTGCCAAGAACACTGCAATCACAGAACTGCAGAGTGAAAAAAGGAACACAGAACGGACCTTCATTCTTTAAACAAGAGATTAAGGTCCAGAGAGAGGAACTAACTCATCCAGGTGACTTTTGATAAAGCTTGACCTTAAGACATAATTTTGTTACATatgttttatttccctttatacTGTGCGATCTCAAATTttgaaaaagcttttttttaaaaaagtttctatATATTTTGGGAACTCCCTCATCCCTCATCTATCTTCCATACTTCTTAGATCCCTAAGTTGCACTGCCCTAACATGGGCTCAAGAAAGAATCTTACAAAGCAAAGGCTGATGAGAAAGTAGAAATCCCTGCCATTTCTTGGCCAGAGGCCATTGATTCTTCCCATTGATCTGGGCTCCAACACGTGGCTTGCCAGCTCTAATATTACAACTATATAAAAGAGTTTGAATTTCTTAACTCTCTTCTTAAATTCACATTGTCAGGGCTTCCTGCCTCCAAAGCATGACTGCATGCCTCAGTGCACCCAGCTACTATGACCCAGACTTCCAATATCCTGCTCAATGAAATGAGTTAGCCAGCCTGACTTCACTTAGGGACTAGTGATTTCTGAAATGGAGTCAAGTCCTTAATGTATCCTGCTTCTGCTTCCCCAGtctattaatttctctttccttccctccaatGCTGCACCCTTGATGCAGCTGGTTCCAAAACAACTggagcagaggagaggggagagggaagagttTATATAAATGAGCTGATCAGATGAGTCCCTACTGGAGTGTGGTGGGTAGAATAATAGCCCCAGAGATACTTAtgtctaatccctcaaatctgtgaatatgttaccttaatGACAACAGGGACTTTGCAGGGTAATTCAGTTAAGGCTCTTCATAGTCAGGAAGACTATCCTGAATTATGGGTGGATCAATGTCACAGGGGTCTTTAGGAGTGGAAGACCAGGGCAGAAGAGAAGATCAATGGGATGTGATGTGAGGAAAGCTCAAACTGCTgtgccaattttattttattttttatttttttattattatttaaatcagttttatttaagaatttcCAACAGTGACAACTCTTATAAAAAGCATCCAAGCACAGGACACAGAACTGCAGCAAACAGCATTCTTATGGGTAGCTAACAGACATGAGAACTTCCACCCTGCTTTGAGACACCCCGAGCTCACTGGTGAACTCTGCTTCCAAGTACTCCTGCAAAGCACACCACAAGCTCAGTCCATGTTCTCAACCCATCAGCTTCAGTTCACATTACCACACTTACAGATCAGTAACAGAAGAGAACACACACCATACAGCATTCACAGCAGTTGACAAAGGGGTAGGGGAAATACAAGTATCGTTTCACTTAACACATTCAGCTAACGTGGGTCATCTAAGAACAAAACTCACTTAAAAGTCTTCCAACAGATGTGGATGTCCTTTGAATGCAAAAACATTCGTACGTTATTTGCTATCCTTGCTCTCTGCACACTCTCTCACCAAAGCCACAGGATTGAGAGACACATCTCGCCAAGTTAAAAAATATCCATTATGCACCACCAAGTCTCTGCACGTGCTCTCTCCTTTTCTCGCTCATACTAGCCTCTCATGCCTCGGCACCACCATCAATCCCGCACAAGGTTTCAAAAGTTCAAACAGCCTTCTGGTTCCATATCACAGCCTTGCGTTCATAGCGTTGATACGACTCCATGAAATAAAGAGTAGCGGATAAAAATGGGACACCCACCGTCAAAGACGCAGCCTGCGCAGCGTGATGGCGAGTTCTGGAATGAGAAAGCATGTAGACAGAAGTATTCCTATGGCAGAATATTTACAGCACTGCTTTCGATGAAGTGCTTCTTCCATAAACATTTGAAATGAGATGAACTGCAGAGATTAAATGAAGGCTTCATATTGTACTTTTGTATATGAAGGGAGACAagtgttaaaacaaacaaaaaaaaaaaaaacccaaaaaaacaaaagaaccaaGCACTGTGACACCATGATCTCCAAAGAGGAGattttcctaaggaaaaaaatccatatgGTGGGGTTCAAATtaaaacaaggagaaaagaatGTAGTTCTAACCAATGGTTTCCATTTTGAACATGCAAAGAATTCACTTGACAAGTCCAGGGATAAAATATTACAGGAGAAACCCTTTGATATCAATTGTAGTGTGTTGGTTTACCAATCAGGCAAACAGCGGTTCACGTTCAAACACTCAATATTTCAACCCTTTATGTAACAAAACTTATAAAATTCCTTtagctcttcctctttttctaaagaaaaatgtcaaaaatactGCTGAATATACTCCACACTGAACAAACCAATTTTGAAAATTCTTACAtatgttattttataatatacttaCCATGAGTTTAGAAAAATTTGAATTCCCACCAGTATACCAACTAACCATAACCCAGTATCTACATTCCCCAGCCAGAAGACTTAGAATCCATGCTAGAGCCAAAGCCTCCATTAAAACCACTGCCTGATCCTGCATTTGATGCCGATCCCAAACCAACCGCTGCACCTGAATTAGAACCACTGTAAGCGTTATTTCCAGAACCAAAAGCCTGATTTGGCTCCCTCTGCATGTTGCCTTGGCTTTGGTTATTACCTGATGGGCCAGACTGGTTCTGCTGACTGGCTGACATGCCCATCATACCCCAGCTGCTCTGCAGAGCAGCCTGAGCTGCAGCCATCATTGCTGGGTTAATGCTAAAAGCACCAAAGTTCATCCCTCCACCCATATTACTACCCTGATTGTTTCCCAAACCCGCTCCACCCCTTCGACTATTTCCAAATCCACCCTGATTCCCAAAGCCACCTGGATTACCACCAAATCTTCCACTTCTTTCTAACTGTCTATTGCTATTGTGCTTAGGTTCAGCATTGGATATATGTACGCTGATTCCTTTAATGATCAAGTCCTCTCCACAAAAAGACTGGGCAACCTGATCATCTGCAAACGTAACAAAGGCAAAAGCCCTGAACGGTTTGGGGATGAAGACATCTACCACTTCTCCGTACTGGCAAAAGAACTGCCGCAGTTCATCAGCAGTCATGTCCTCTGTACAACGCCCAACAAACACCTTTCTGCTTCTCAAAGGCTCATCTGGGCTTTGCTTAGAATTTGGAAGTTTACAGTCACACCATCGTCCATCTATCATATGTCGTTGTGACATTACTTTCACCTGGGTTTCATATTCCGTGAAGCGAACAAAGCCAAACCCTTTTGAATGACCAGTTTTAATATCCTTCTTGACCTGAACCATAAGAACTTCTCCAAAGGTACTGAAGTAATCTTTCAGATCCTGTTCAGTTGTTTTCCATGGGAGACCCAACACTATTAAATCAGATGTTTTCTGGACcgctcttttcactttcactgctgatgAAGCATcagtttcatccatttttcttttgttatctttGGGATAGTTGACAACATATACCAGATTCCCCCAGCCAGCATCGGGGGCATGCAGAATTCCTTCTACCAGATGGACACCTCTCATACACTGAGACACTGGTAGCGCAGCCCACATGCCCCTGGAAACTGGGCTGTAACCGTGGACAGCAGCACTGTCCCATCGTCTTTCGATGGTATTTCAATGGGCTCGTCATTCTCATCTTCGGTTACCTGAATATATTCAGACATCTTTGTTTCTCCACTAGGCCGCTGCTAGGAAGCCCGACAGGGAGACTGAAGCAGGGAGGGATCCAAGAGCAGCCCAGCTACCACTTCGCTCCCACAAAATGGCCTGC carries:
- the LOC101120470 gene encoding LOW QUALITY PROTEIN: TAR DNA-binding protein 43-like (The sequence of the model RefSeq protein was modified relative to this genomic sequence to represent the inferred CDS: inserted 1 base in 1 codon), producing MSEYIQVTEDENDEPIEIPSKDDGTVLLSTVTAQFPGACGLRXPVSQCMRGVHLVEGILHAPDAGWGNLVYVVNYPKDNKRKMDETDASSAVKVKRAVQKTSDLIVLGLPWKTTEQDLKDYFSTFGEVLMVQVKKDIKTGHSKGFGFVRFTEYETQVKVMSQRHMIDGRWCDCKLPNSKQSPDEPLRSRKVFVGRCTEDMTADELRQFFCQYGEVVDVFIPKPFRAFAFVTFADDQVAQSFCGEDLIIKGISVHISNAEPKHNSNRQLERSGRFGGNPGGFGNQGGFGNSRRGGAGLGNNQGSNMGGGMNFGAFSINPAMMAAAQAALQSSWGMMGMSASQQNQSGPSGNNQSQGNMQREPNQAFGSGNNAYSGSNSGAAVGLGSASNAGSGSGFNGGFGSSMDSKSSGWGM